One segment of Vagococcus martis DNA contains the following:
- a CDS encoding GntR family transcriptional regulator, whose protein sequence is MSKQPLYKKIYQELKKDILTGVYLEETQVPTELELSEKYDVSRITSKRALMELETEGLIYRVRGKGSFVKKRQEVAQQEKNNTLLFVMPFAQNEGLGNYAEGILASLNASDYRLHMQSHDWLQTEDALYLSSDYAGVIYYPINMQESIDFLYQCHMQNIPVVLLDKQIEKIHYPCVVADNESGGSLASKELISKGYDEVIFVSGTGLTESSSVRDRYMGYLSAVYEASLIPQHIVKTPVQTMDQLFESVYDVMCHNKKESVGLVCENDIVAIRLMTYLKQQGMDIGEKIGIIGFDNIQATQLVDPPLTTIAQDFYRMGEVAGEVLLKQLNKEPVYSLVNVIPVSIIPRQST, encoded by the coding sequence ATGTCAAAACAGCCATTATATAAAAAAATATATCAAGAATTAAAAAAAGATATACTAACTGGTGTGTATCTTGAAGAAACACAAGTGCCAACAGAATTAGAATTATCTGAAAAATATGATGTTAGTCGGATTACGTCTAAGCGAGCACTAATGGAACTTGAAACAGAAGGACTAATTTATCGTGTACGTGGAAAAGGAAGTTTTGTTAAAAAACGTCAAGAAGTAGCACAGCAAGAAAAAAATAATACCTTACTGTTTGTTATGCCGTTTGCTCAAAATGAGGGATTAGGGAATTATGCAGAAGGAATACTTGCTTCACTTAACGCATCAGATTATCGTTTGCACATGCAATCTCATGACTGGTTACAGACTGAGGATGCTCTGTATTTATCAAGTGATTATGCTGGAGTGATTTATTACCCCATTAATATGCAAGAAAGCATTGATTTTTTATACCAATGCCATATGCAAAATATACCAGTCGTTTTATTAGATAAACAAATCGAAAAAATTCATTACCCTTGCGTTGTAGCAGATAATGAATCTGGTGGCTCTCTTGCATCAAAAGAGTTAATCAGTAAAGGTTATGATGAGGTTATTTTTGTTAGTGGGACAGGTCTAACAGAAAGTTCGTCTGTTCGTGATCGTTACATGGGCTATTTATCAGCAGTTTACGAGGCCTCTTTAATACCTCAACATATTGTGAAAACACCTGTACAAACTATGGATCAGCTCTTTGAGTCAGTCTATGACGTTATGTGTCATAACAAAAAAGAATCTGTTGGTTTAGTCTGTGAAAATGATATTGTTGCTATTAGATTAATGACGTATTTAAAACAACAAGGCATGGATATTGGAGAGAAAATTGGTATTATTGGGTTTGATAATATTCAAGCCACACAATTAGTTGATCCACCTTTGACAACTATTGCACAAGATTTCTATCGTATGGGGGAAGTCGCTGGAGAGGTATTACTTAAACAGTTAAATAAAGAACCAGTTTACTCATTAGTTAATGTGATTCCTGTTTCCATTATTCCAAGACAAAGTACATAA
- a CDS encoding glycoside hydrolase family 125 protein, with translation MAYTEIPKSVQHFMEQMTQKCHEVNQPRWAENFNAGFANTLLTTVRRYDDGTTFLLTGDIPAMWLRDSTAQFRPYLVIAKDDDDIRSLITGLVKRQFKYINMDPYANAFNETPNNKGHQTDHTEMTPWIWERKYEIDSLCYPVQLAYLLYKQTGETSHFNEDFHEGVKKILTVWKTEQHHNHSPYRFERDTTRLEDTLTNDGKGTPVDDTGMTWSGFRPSDDACQYGYLVPSNMFAVVVLGYIVELYSTLFTDNTVLEQANKLKKEIDAGIKEHAIVKNNDGENIFAYEVDGKGHYSIMDDSNVPSLMAAPYLGYLDKNDPLYLSTRKTLLSKENPYFYEGEFAKGIGSSHTPENYVWPIALAIEGLTTDDKQEKERILNLLVDCDGGTHLMHEGFDVNNPNHFTREWFSWANMMFCELVMDYFDITINAHYN, from the coding sequence ATGGCTTATACTGAAATACCAAAATCAGTGCAACACTTTATGGAACAAATGACACAAAAATGTCACGAGGTCAATCAACCTAGATGGGCAGAAAACTTTAATGCAGGATTTGCTAATACATTACTAACCACTGTTCGACGTTATGATGATGGAACAACGTTTCTTTTGACAGGTGATATCCCTGCCATGTGGTTAAGAGATTCAACAGCTCAATTTCGTCCCTACCTAGTTATCGCGAAAGATGATGATGACATTCGTTCACTGATTACCGGCCTAGTTAAACGACAATTTAAATATATTAATATGGATCCTTACGCTAATGCTTTTAATGAAACCCCTAACAATAAAGGACATCAAACTGATCATACTGAGATGACACCCTGGATTTGGGAAAGAAAATATGAAATTGACTCATTATGTTACCCAGTCCAACTAGCCTATCTTCTATATAAACAAACGGGAGAAACATCTCACTTTAACGAAGATTTTCATGAAGGGGTAAAAAAAATACTCACTGTATGGAAAACAGAACAACACCATAATCACTCTCCTTATCGTTTTGAAAGAGACACAACAAGACTAGAAGATACTTTAACTAATGATGGAAAAGGCACACCTGTTGACGATACAGGCATGACATGGTCTGGTTTTAGACCGAGTGATGATGCTTGTCAATATGGTTATCTTGTTCCATCGAACATGTTTGCTGTGGTCGTTTTAGGTTATATTGTTGAACTCTATTCAACCTTATTTACAGACAATACTGTGCTAGAACAAGCAAATAAATTAAAAAAAGAAATCGATGCTGGTATTAAAGAACATGCCATTGTTAAAAATAATGATGGAGAAAATATCTTTGCTTATGAAGTAGATGGAAAAGGACATTATTCTATTATGGATGATTCCAATGTGCCGAGTTTAATGGCCGCTCCTTACCTTGGCTATCTAGATAAAAATGATCCACTCTATCTTTCAACAAGAAAAACATTGCTAAGTAAAGAAAATCCTTATTTTTATGAGGGAGAATTCGCTAAAGGGATTGGTAGCTCACACACACCTGAAAATTATGTTTGGCCAATTGCTTTGGCTATAGAAGGTCTAACAACAGATGATAAACAAGAAAAAGAACGGATTTTAAATTTACTCGTTGATTGCGATGGCGGAACACACTTGATGCACGAAGGATTTGACGTTAATAATCCAAATCACTTTACTCGAGAATGGTTTTCTTGGGCGAATATGATGTTTTGTGAGCTGGTTATGGATTACTTTGATATCACCATTAATGCACATTACAACTAA
- a CDS encoding alpha-mannosidase: MKNKKVYIISHSHWDREWYLPYEQHHMRLIRLMDDLLEIFETNPDFNSFHLDGQTIILDDYLQVRPEKKEAVERAIKNGKLRIGPFYILQDDFLISSEANTRNTLIGLEESKKWGNPVMLGYFPDTFGNMGQTPQMMKEAGIKAAAFGRGVKPTGFNNAVINDEKYASQFSEMWWEGPDSTKIFGLLFANWYSNGNEIPTTKKEAIEFWEKKLADANQYASTDHLLMMNGVDHQPVQKDVTQAIALANELYPDIEFIHSNFDDYLAAVMSDLPDNLSTVTGELTSQETDGWYTLANTASARIYIKQKNTEVQRQLENVTEPLATMAYDMTKSYPHDELRYAWKTLMQNHPHDSICGCSVDEVHREMMARFDKALEVGKYLSDEATLALTSNIDTSKLPKNSKPFVVFNTAGVEKNDVIETTIEWMRRPFSEGKPNELYDELKQIAETLNEFHVVDSDRNVIPSELVTVDVAFDYDLPTDRFRIPYMAIFVTIRLSLASFNEMSWQSFALVEGASQTKDKTLFDKNTQTIENDYVKVAIQNNGLIDITNKESNITYPSGLIFENVGDIGNEYIFKQPENDIPLYAHDFPTTITVVTDTPLVCEVLIEQQMMIPLSAEDLLQEEMKAVIEMRDRQAQRSKDLGTFTLKTTLRVEKNNRQIKCHTEFDNQMRDHRLRVLFPTGLTTETHVAESIFEVVERPNTVQNKHWENPTNPQHQHSFVALRDEKNGITISNYGLNEYEILTNNTIAVTLLRAVGELGDWGYFPTPEAQCRGKQSVDFAIEVTTENTLFDSYKRAQSFQIPTTVKQTTHHTGVLAPNYQFLSIDGKQFALTALKRQEFGEDIITRGFNLSNQTSSTLNLEINEYTPFEANMIEEFKENTSVSTIMEPAKIQTLRWKKK; the protein is encoded by the coding sequence ATGAAAAATAAAAAAGTGTATATCATATCTCATAGTCATTGGGATAGAGAATGGTACTTACCTTACGAGCAACATCATATGAGATTGATTCGTTTGATGGATGATTTATTAGAAATTTTTGAAACCAATCCAGATTTCAATAGTTTTCACTTGGATGGCCAAACGATTATTTTAGATGACTACTTACAAGTACGTCCTGAAAAAAAAGAAGCGGTAGAACGTGCCATTAAAAACGGCAAATTACGTATTGGACCATTTTATATTTTACAAGATGATTTTCTTATTAGTAGTGAAGCCAACACGCGTAATACGCTGATAGGTCTAGAAGAAAGTAAAAAATGGGGAAATCCTGTCATGTTGGGTTACTTCCCTGATACCTTTGGAAACATGGGACAAACCCCTCAAATGATGAAAGAAGCAGGGATTAAAGCAGCAGCCTTTGGACGTGGTGTCAAGCCAACCGGATTCAACAATGCCGTGATCAATGACGAAAAATATGCGTCTCAATTTTCTGAAATGTGGTGGGAAGGACCAGATAGCACTAAAATATTTGGCTTATTATTTGCCAACTGGTACAGTAACGGCAATGAAATTCCAACAACGAAAAAAGAAGCAATTGAATTTTGGGAGAAAAAATTGGCAGACGCTAACCAATATGCTTCGACGGATCATCTTTTAATGATGAATGGTGTGGATCATCAACCCGTTCAAAAAGACGTTACACAAGCCATCGCTTTAGCCAATGAACTCTATCCAGATATTGAGTTTATTCATAGTAATTTTGATGATTATTTAGCTGCTGTCATGTCTGATTTACCTGACAACTTGAGTACAGTGACTGGGGAATTAACGTCTCAAGAAACAGATGGTTGGTACACATTAGCTAACACAGCTTCTGCTAGAATTTATATCAAACAAAAAAATACTGAAGTCCAACGACAATTAGAAAATGTCACAGAACCATTGGCAACTATGGCCTATGACATGACAAAATCTTATCCACACGATGAGCTTCGTTATGCTTGGAAAACCTTAATGCAAAATCACCCACACGACAGTATTTGTGGCTGTAGCGTGGATGAGGTTCATCGTGAAATGATGGCACGTTTTGATAAAGCATTAGAAGTTGGCAAATACTTATCAGATGAGGCTACTTTGGCTTTAACAAGCAATATTGACACAAGTAAACTACCAAAAAATAGTAAACCGTTTGTTGTTTTTAATACAGCTGGTGTCGAAAAAAATGACGTCATTGAAACAACGATTGAATGGATGCGTCGCCCATTTTCTGAAGGGAAGCCGAATGAATTATATGATGAATTAAAACAAATCGCCGAAACATTGAATGAATTTCATGTAGTAGATAGTGATAGAAATGTCATTCCAAGTGAATTAGTGACTGTGGATGTCGCCTTTGATTACGATTTACCAACTGACCGTTTTAGAATCCCTTATATGGCAATTTTTGTCACAATCAGATTATCTCTTGCGTCATTCAATGAAATGAGCTGGCAGTCATTTGCCTTAGTCGAAGGGGCATCCCAAACTAAGGATAAGACTTTGTTTGATAAAAACACTCAAACAATTGAAAATGATTATGTTAAAGTCGCTATACAAAATAATGGACTGATTGATATAACCAATAAAGAATCCAACATCACTTACCCAAGTGGATTAATATTTGAAAATGTAGGAGATATTGGGAATGAATACATTTTTAAACAACCGGAAAATGATATTCCTCTATACGCACATGATTTTCCTACGACAATTACCGTTGTAACAGATACACCATTAGTATGTGAAGTGTTGATTGAACAACAAATGATGATTCCACTTTCAGCGGAAGACTTATTACAAGAAGAAATGAAAGCTGTCATTGAAATGCGGGATAGACAAGCACAACGCAGTAAAGATTTAGGCACATTTACTCTTAAAACAACTTTAAGAGTAGAAAAGAATAATCGTCAAATTAAATGTCACACTGAATTTGATAATCAAATGCGAGATCATCGTTTACGCGTTCTTTTTCCAACTGGTTTAACAACAGAAACTCATGTTGCTGAAAGTATTTTTGAAGTAGTTGAACGACCAAACACTGTACAAAATAAACATTGGGAGAACCCAACAAATCCACAACATCAACACTCTTTTGTAGCGTTAAGAGATGAAAAAAATGGCATCACCATATCAAATTACGGTTTAAATGAGTATGAAATTCTAACTAACAATACTATTGCTGTGACATTGCTACGCGCTGTTGGTGAATTAGGAGATTGGGGATATTTCCCAACACCAGAAGCTCAGTGTCGTGGCAAACAATCGGTTGATTTTGCCATAGAAGTCACAACTGAAAACACATTATTTGATTCTTACAAACGTGCTCAAAGTTTCCAAATCCCAACAACAGTCAAACAAACAACACATCACACAGGCGTATTAGCTCCTAATTATCAATTCTTATCCATTGATGGTAAACAGTTTGCATTGACTGCTCTTAAAAGACAAGAGTTTGGAGAAGATATTATTACAAGAGGATTTAACTTATCCAATCAAACCTCTTCTACTCTTAACCTAGAAATAAATGAGTACACACCATTTGAAGCCAATATGATTGAAGAATTTAAAGAAAATACATCGGTCTCTACTATTATGGAACCTGCGAAAATCCAAACATTACGTTGGAAAAAGAAATAA
- a CDS encoding metal ABC transporter substrate-binding protein codes for MKKSSLILSSIIAGLMLFVLAGCSTGESSTEKNSANDKFKVVATNSIIADMVENVGGEHVDVHSIVSRGTDPHEYEPLPEDISKSTDADVIFYNGLNLETGGNGWFLKLMQTSKKKENEDYFVVSKNVEPMYLTSEGQESEQDPHAWLSLKNGITYVNNIKDVLVEKDAKHKDDYEKNAKAYTEKLEALHNENTSRFADIPKEKNLLVTSEGAFKYFSKAYGVNAAYIWEINTENQGTPDQMSQIIDKIKQTKVPNLFVEQSVDARSMETVSRETGIPIYDTIFTDSLAKKGETGDTYYDMLKWNLDTIHEGLMK; via the coding sequence TTGAAGAAGTCTAGTCTTATTTTATCAAGTATTATTGCCGGTTTAATGTTATTCGTTTTAGCTGGATGCTCAACGGGAGAATCATCTACAGAGAAAAATTCAGCGAATGATAAGTTTAAAGTAGTAGCAACGAATTCGATTATTGCAGATATGGTTGAAAATGTGGGTGGGGAACATGTTGATGTTCACAGTATTGTTTCTAGAGGTACAGACCCACATGAATATGAGCCACTTCCTGAGGATATCTCAAAATCAACCGATGCGGATGTGATTTTCTATAATGGGTTGAATCTTGAAACAGGTGGCAATGGTTGGTTCTTAAAATTAATGCAAACAAGTAAGAAAAAAGAAAATGAAGATTATTTTGTTGTCAGTAAAAATGTTGAGCCAATGTATCTAACGAGTGAGGGGCAAGAAAGTGAGCAAGACCCTCATGCTTGGCTATCATTAAAAAATGGTATCACTTATGTGAATAACATCAAGGATGTTTTAGTTGAGAAAGATGCAAAACATAAAGATGATTATGAAAAAAACGCCAAAGCCTATACAGAAAAATTAGAAGCGTTACACAATGAAAATACCAGTCGTTTCGCAGATATTCCTAAGGAGAAAAACTTACTTGTAACGAGTGAGGGCGCATTTAAATATTTCTCTAAAGCTTACGGGGTAAATGCAGCGTATATTTGGGAAATCAACACAGAAAACCAAGGAACACCTGATCAGATGAGTCAGATTATTGATAAGATTAAACAAACAAAAGTGCCCAATCTATTTGTTGAACAAAGTGTGGATGCTCGCAGTATGGAGACTGTCTCGCGAGAAACAGGTATTCCAATTTATGATACGATATTTACTGATTCATTAGCGAAAAAAGGTGAAACAGGAGATACTTATTATGATATGTTGAAATGGAATTTAGATACCATTCATGAAGGATTAATGAAATAA
- a CDS encoding metal ABC transporter permease: MIQHFIEGLVKYDFLQNALITSVIVGVVSGVIGSFIILRGMSLMGDAISHAVLPGVAVSYMLGGSYMIGASIFGIMAAGLIGFVTQKSKLKNDTAIGIVFSSFFALGIILISFAESSTDLYHILFGNVLAVRPSDMYTTLAVAVAVILFVVLFYKELLVSSFDPVMAQAYGLKVQVIHYALMFFLTLVAVSSLQTVGTILVVAMLVTPAATAYLLTDKLSTMIVIASSLGAVSAVIGLFFSYSYNLASGATIVLTTVVFFIIAFIFSPKQGFIFKRKEEVVIEEV; encoded by the coding sequence ATGATACAACATTTTATTGAAGGTTTAGTAAAATATGATTTTCTACAAAACGCCTTAATCACGTCTGTCATTGTAGGTGTTGTATCAGGTGTGATTGGGAGCTTTATTATTTTAAGAGGAATGTCTCTGATGGGAGATGCGATTTCTCATGCGGTATTACCTGGAGTTGCGGTGTCTTACATGCTTGGTGGTAGCTACATGATAGGAGCATCAATTTTTGGAATAATGGCAGCAGGATTGATTGGTTTTGTGACACAAAAGAGTAAATTAAAAAATGATACGGCCATCGGGATTGTGTTTAGTTCATTTTTCGCTTTAGGGATTATTTTAATCTCATTTGCTGAAAGTTCCACAGACTTATATCATATTTTATTTGGAAATGTTTTGGCAGTTAGACCAAGTGATATGTACACAACATTAGCCGTTGCGGTTGCAGTCATTTTATTTGTGGTTTTATTTTATAAAGAATTATTAGTCAGCTCGTTTGATCCAGTCATGGCCCAAGCTTACGGACTAAAAGTTCAAGTTATTCATTATGCTTTAATGTTTTTCTTAACACTTGTTGCAGTATCATCTCTACAAACAGTAGGAACTATTTTAGTAGTTGCCATGCTTGTGACACCTGCTGCTACAGCTTATCTGTTAACGGATAAGTTATCAACAATGATTGTGATTGCAAGTAGTTTAGGAGCAGTTAGTGCAGTGATTGGCTTATTCTTTAGCTATTCCTATAACTTAGCTTCAGGAGCCACTATTGTTCTGACCACTGTTGTATTTTTTATCATTGCGTTTATATTTTCACCAAAACAAGGATTCATTTTTAAAAGAAAAGAGGAAGTTGTCATTGAAGAAGTCTAG
- a CDS encoding metal ABC transporter ATP-binding protein — MQEEALAMSYEYLTHEPIDVQHISVSYQAKVALEDISLSIEAGKITGIIGPNGAGKSTFLKSIIGLIKTDSGRVTIGGQSIDLIRKKVAYVEQRSAIDLTFPIKVDETVMLGTYPNLGLFRRPKKEDREKVKESLEKVKMENFAKRQIGNLSGGQLQRVFIARALAQDADIIFLDEPFVGIDMVSEKLIVELLQELRDEGKTIVIVHHDLHKTKEYFDNLIILNKKLIASGPVSKTFTTSTIQQAYGETMGEIVIKGVND, encoded by the coding sequence ATGCAAGAAGAAGCATTAGCAATGTCTTATGAGTATTTAACTCATGAACCAATAGATGTACAACATATATCAGTATCATATCAAGCTAAAGTAGCTTTAGAAGATATCAGCTTATCCATTGAGGCTGGAAAAATCACAGGGATTATCGGACCTAATGGTGCAGGTAAGTCGACATTTTTAAAAAGTATTATCGGACTGATTAAAACAGATAGTGGTCGTGTCACGATAGGTGGGCAGTCTATTGATTTAATCAGAAAGAAAGTGGCTTATGTTGAACAACGAAGTGCCATTGATTTAACTTTTCCAATAAAAGTTGATGAAACGGTCATGTTAGGCACATATCCTAATTTAGGATTATTCCGTCGACCTAAAAAAGAGGATCGAGAAAAAGTAAAAGAGTCGCTTGAAAAAGTAAAAATGGAGAACTTTGCAAAACGACAAATAGGAAACCTATCAGGTGGACAATTACAACGCGTGTTTATTGCAAGAGCTTTAGCACAAGATGCAGATATTATCTTTTTAGACGAACCATTTGTAGGGATTGACATGGTGAGTGAAAAATTAATTGTTGAACTATTACAAGAGTTGAGAGATGAAGGGAAAACAATTGTGATTGTTCATCATGATTTACATAAAACCAAAGAGTACTTTGACAACTTAATTATTTTAAATAAAAAGTTAATCGCCAGTGGTCCAGTATCAAAAACATTTACGACTTCAACAATCCAACAAGCTTACGGGGAAACAATGGGTGAAATTGTAATTAAAGGAGTGAATGACTAA
- a CDS encoding CPBP family intramembrane glutamic endopeptidase, translating to MKDNSMRKSFISVIIIFIGTLLILTLSRTIAGTNGYIYFFIPAFWFIGLFLRDINTKKEMLSHQWKDFKKMKWRHILYVVITLILASFIIQITRPFFNQFIPKNPVYSYAYSIDTALGLLFSVLAGIVDLIVAFVEEITYRYEGMYVYKSNKMLVSIMLILSSILFGFSHYYNFGGSFIASMPYVFAGLVFGLMYLLSKNIWVPVIAHLLFNSTAILSSLFLVIVKLIS from the coding sequence ATGAAAGACAATAGCATGAGAAAATCTTTTATATCAGTCATCATTATTTTTATAGGAACATTGTTAATATTAACCTTGTCAAGAACGATAGCAGGGACAAATGGTTATATCTATTTCTTTATTCCAGCTTTTTGGTTTATTGGTTTATTTTTAAGAGATATCAACACAAAAAAAGAAATGTTATCACATCAGTGGAAAGACTTTAAAAAGATGAAATGGCGCCATATATTATACGTTGTGATTACATTGATTTTAGCTTCATTTATTATTCAAATCACTAGACCGTTTTTTAATCAATTTATTCCAAAAAATCCAGTGTATAGTTATGCTTATAGTATTGATACTGCATTAGGACTTCTGTTTTCCGTATTAGCTGGTATAGTTGATTTAATTGTAGCCTTTGTTGAAGAAATAACTTATCGCTATGAAGGTATGTATGTATACAAATCTAATAAGATGTTAGTGTCTATCATGTTAATTTTATCCAGTATATTATTTGGTTTTTCTCATTACTATAATTTTGGTGGAAGTTTTATAGCTAGTATGCCGTATGTTTTCGCAGGTTTGGTATTTGGGTTAATGTATTTGCTGTCGAAAAATATTTGGGTACCAGTTATTGCCCATTTATTGTTTAATAGTACAGCTATTCTATCTAGTTTATTTTTAGTGATTGTTAAGTTAATTAGTTAA
- a CDS encoding DUF1846 domain-containing protein — MKKLGFDSQKYIEEQSKFILERVNNYDKLYLEFGGKLIGDKHAKRVLPGFDEDSKIKILQKLKDKAEVIICVYAGDIERNKIRGDYNITYDMDILKSIDEFNEYGLSVNSVLITRYSGQPSTKIFINKLEKRNIKVYTHEAIDGYPYNIDQIVSDEGFGENPYIPTTKPIVVITAPGAGSGKLATSLSQIYHENRLGRVAGYSKFETFPVWNIPLKHPLNIAYEAATVDLKDVNMIDSFHFEAYGEVAVNYNRDIETFPVIKRIIERITNQESVFKSPTDMGVNRVGFGIIDDEVVKEASKEEIIRRCFDTECFYKRGMVDEDVVNRIQLIMEEMELKKEDRLPVLPAREYADKLKEMAEGEEAVNPISVMAFELSTGEIVTGRTSDLMDASAAAILNSIKRLANISDDILLLSPVILETIQKMKVDELGNKMTALNANEVLIALSISAVTNPTAQLAYEQLANLDGVEAHSTVMLNKDDEQVLKKLGMNVTSDPVFSSENLFYI; from the coding sequence ATGAAAAAGCTAGGATTTGATTCTCAGAAATACATTGAAGAGCAATCAAAGTTTATTTTAGAACGTGTAAATAATTATGATAAACTATATTTAGAGTTTGGTGGTAAATTAATCGGAGATAAACATGCAAAACGTGTGTTACCAGGTTTTGATGAAGATTCAAAAATCAAAATACTACAAAAATTAAAAGATAAAGCAGAAGTCATCATTTGTGTGTATGCTGGCGATATTGAGCGAAATAAAATTCGCGGTGATTACAACATCACATATGACATGGATATCTTAAAATCAATTGATGAGTTTAACGAGTATGGCTTATCTGTTAATAGTGTGTTAATCACACGTTACAGTGGCCAACCCTCAACGAAAATCTTTATTAACAAATTGGAAAAACGAAATATTAAAGTTTATACACATGAGGCAATTGATGGTTACCCGTATAATATTGACCAAATTGTCAGCGATGAAGGCTTTGGGGAAAACCCATATATACCAACAACAAAACCAATTGTGGTTATCACGGCTCCAGGAGCTGGTAGTGGAAAATTGGCCACAAGTTTAAGCCAAATTTATCATGAAAATCGTTTAGGACGAGTGGCAGGGTATTCTAAATTCGAAACATTCCCAGTTTGGAATATCCCATTGAAACACCCTTTAAATATCGCCTATGAAGCAGCAACTGTGGATTTGAAGGACGTCAACATGATTGATTCATTCCATTTTGAAGCCTATGGTGAGGTCGCTGTTAACTATAATCGCGATATCGAAACATTCCCAGTTATTAAGCGAATTATTGAACGAATCACTAACCAAGAGTCAGTTTTTAAATCACCGACAGACATGGGTGTAAACAGAGTTGGCTTTGGTATTATTGATGACGAAGTGGTTAAAGAAGCTTCAAAAGAAGAAATTATTCGTCGTTGCTTTGATACAGAGTGTTTCTATAAACGTGGAATGGTTGACGAGGACGTAGTTAATCGTATCCAACTTATTATGGAAGAGATGGAACTTAAAAAAGAAGATCGTCTTCCAGTACTACCTGCAAGAGAGTATGCTGATAAGTTGAAAGAAATGGCTGAAGGGGAAGAAGCTGTTAACCCAATTTCAGTCATGGCGTTTGAATTATCAACTGGAGAAATTGTAACAGGTCGTACATCAGATTTGATGGACGCATCAGCTGCTGCTATTTTAAACTCAATTAAACGTTTAGCTAATATTTCGGATGACATTTTATTATTGTCTCCTGTTATTTTAGAAACCATTCAAAAAATGAAAGTGGACGAATTAGGCAATAAAATGACTGCTTTAAACGCCAATGAAGTCCTAATTGCATTATCAATAAGCGCTGTAACGAATCCAACAGCTCAACTAGCTTATGAACAATTGGCTAATCTTGACGGAGTTGAAGCACACTCAACCGTTATGCTTAACAAAGATGATGAACAGGTTCTTAAAAAATTGGGCATGAATGTGACCAGTGACCCAGTCTTTTCATCAGAAAATCTTTTCTATATCTAA
- a CDS encoding NAD-dependent epimerase/dehydratase family protein has protein sequence MERVIVTGCLGQIGTELVARLRKELGTANVLATDIRLAEGNPTVENGEFEVLDVLDKDRMFKLAYDFKADTMIHLASLLSSVAEDRPQDAWYINMTGLTNALEVARELGLLFFTPSSIGAFGPGTPKIDTPQDTIQRPQTMYGITKVAGELLCDYYYNKFGVDTRGVRFPGLISYNTLPGGGTTDYAVEIYYEAIKNNHFVCPIKEGTYMDMMYMPDAIDAIMLLLKADGDKLVHRNAFNISAMSFSPEIIEKSIQKYRPDFTMTYEVNPKLQAIAESWPNSLDCHCAKEEWGFKPKYDLDKMTQDMLQKLEKKLS, from the coding sequence ATGGAACGTGTTATCGTAACTGGTTGTTTAGGACAAATAGGAACAGAATTAGTTGCAAGACTGAGAAAAGAATTAGGCACAGCTAATGTATTAGCAACAGATATTCGTTTAGCTGAAGGGAACCCAACAGTTGAGAATGGTGAATTTGAGGTATTAGATGTATTAGATAAAGATCGCATGTTTAAATTAGCCTATGATTTTAAAGCTGATACAATGATTCACCTAGCCTCATTGTTGTCTTCTGTAGCTGAAGATCGCCCACAAGATGCGTGGTATATTAATATGACAGGTTTAACAAATGCACTAGAAGTAGCAAGAGAACTTGGTTTGTTATTCTTTACGCCAAGTTCAATTGGCGCATTTGGTCCAGGAACACCAAAAATAGATACACCGCAAGATACGATTCAACGCCCACAAACAATGTATGGTATCACCAAAGTTGCAGGTGAATTATTATGTGATTACTATTATAATAAGTTTGGAGTAGACACTAGAGGTGTGAGATTTCCTGGTTTGATTTCTTATAACACGTTACCAGGTGGGGGCACGACTGATTATGCAGTGGAAATTTATTATGAAGCGATAAAAAATAATCACTTTGTTTGCCCGATAAAAGAAGGGACATACATGGATATGATGTATATGCCAGATGCGATTGATGCCATCATGCTGTTACTAAAAGCTGATGGTGATAAGCTAGTTCATCGTAATGCATTTAATATCTCAGCTATGTCATTCTCGCCTGAAATAATAGAAAAAAGTATCCAAAAATATCGCCCTGATTTTACAATGACGTATGAAGTGAATCCAAAACTTCAAGCGATTGCTGAATCTTGGCCAAATAGTTTAGATTGTCATTGTGCTAAAGAGGAATGGGGATTTAAACCTAAATACGATTTAGATAAAATGACACAAGATATGTTACAAAAATTAGAGAAAAAGTTAAGTTAA